The nucleotide sequence TCAAAAAACAAGGCAAAGGGCGCAAACAGGGGCAAAATCAAGCTGACGGCTTTTAAGACCTTCTGCCCCTACATGATTGATATAGACTACTACAAGGACGCGCGACGTGAGTTTACCACGGCGGAGTGGATTGATGTCCTGCTTGGCGCAGTAGACTACAATGCAAGCGGTTATCTCGGCGATGAGGAACAGAAACTCACGATGCTTACCCGCTTGCTGCCATTCGTTGAAAAGAGGCTGAACCTCATCGAACTTGCCCCCAAAGGAACTGGTAAGTCATATCTATTTGGTCGTGTTAGCCGCTTCGGATGGCTTTCGAGCGGTGGCGTTATGAGCCGCGCGAAAATGTTCTATGACCAGAATAAGCGTGCTGAGGGCTTGGTGTTCGGCAACGACTTCATAACTCTTGACGAAGTGCAAACCATTTCATTCACAAATGTGGACGAAATGCGCGCCGCTTTGAAAGGTTACCTTGAATCGGGAATTTTCACTGTCGGCAACTATGAGGGGACTGCTGAGGCAGGTGTAATCCTCTGTGGCAACATCAAAAAAGAAACGATGGATGAGGACGGCTTCGGCAATATGTTTGAGGAATTGCCGTCCGTCTTCCACGAATCAGCTTTGATAGAGCGTTTCCATGGCTTTATTAAGGGCTGGAATATTCCACGAATGAACGACGACCTCAAGATTGCTGGGTGGGCGTTGAATTCCGAATACTTCTGCTCGATTATGCACGAACTACGGGACGATATGAGTTATCGCGCTATCGTAGATGAGCTAATCGAAGTTCCTGAAGCGGCAGATACCCGCGATACTGAGGCGGTCAAGCGCATTGCCACGGCATATTTAAAATTGCTGTTCCCGCATGTCCGTAGCGCAAACGACATAACTGCCCGCGAGTTCAGGCGTTATTGTCTCGACAGAGCGCGAAAGATGAGGGATACAATTATGTACCAGTTGGGAAAGCTCGATGTGGAGTATCGAGGGAAAGACATCCCGGCGTTCAGCGTCAGACCTGACCCTGAAGAAGTGGGGTAATTGTGTGGAAAAGAAAAATTGTTATGTATGCGGGAAAGAAGCCCTGAGCAAAAACGAAATCGGGCTAACCAAAAAATTGCTCGATAAGAACTCCAGGCGATTTTATTGCCTTGATTGCCTTGCTGAGTATTTGGAAGTAGACACTGAGTTCTTGCTCGCCAAGGTTGAGGAATTTAAGGAGCAAGGATGCAAACAATTCTGAGGTAATGATATCGTGATTTATGCTGATAATGCCGCGACAACACGGATTTCCGACCGAGCATTTGAGCAGATGCTTCCGTTTTTACGAGAACAATACGGAAACGCATCCAGCCAGTATTCACTTGGGGCAAAATCCAAACGAGCCATAGAGCATGCTCGGAAACAAGTTGCGGCGGCCATCGGCGCAGAGGCGTCAGAAATCACATTTACCTCCGGTGGGTCGGAAGCGAACAGTTGGGTACTTCTCTGTGTTGCAGAAACTTACCGCAACGAGTCGATTCACATCATAACCTCAGCTATTGAACACCACTCTGTCCTGAACACTTGCCGTGCGCTTGAACAAGGTGGCGGCGTTGAGGTTACCTTCCTGCCTGTCGATGATAAAGGACGAGTTTCGATCGAGGATGTTGAGGCGGCAATAAAGCATAACACAAAACTGGTATCGATTATGCTTGCCAATAACGAAATCGGAACGATTCAACCGATTGCCCAGATTGGTGCCTTCCTTAAAGGGCAAGACATCCTGTTCCATACCGATGCTGTGCAAGCCGTCGGTCACATTCCTGTCGATGTTAATGATCTACGAGTCGACTTCTTAACCGCCTCTGCCCATAAGTTCAATGGGGCTAAAGGAACGGGTATCCTGTACAAGCGGTCAGGCTTAAATCTGCCACCGTTGGTATTCGGTGGCGAACAAGAGCGCGGGCTTCGCGCCGGAACAGAAAATGTTGCAGGAATAGTATCGGCGGGTTTCTCCATCGAGGAAAGTATTAGCGAAATGGCTGAGGAGGCAAAGCGATTAAGATCAATGGTTGAATTTACAGTAGAAGGTATAAAAGAAAAAATACCCTCTGTTAGGGTCAATGGAGATACCAAATTCCGTCTACCCGGCATAGTCAATCTCGGTTTTAATGGCATTTCAGGTGAGTCGCTTATGCATCTACTTGATTTGAAAGGTATTTGCGTGTCCACGAGTTCAGCTTGTTCCTCTGGCAAAGACGA is from Methanoculleus sp. SDB and encodes:
- a CDS encoding ATP-dependent protease, which encodes MNDKLRNCFDEMVVYKDLKKSNFFSALSLPSFMRDWLLKKFEDENGHFDSDELLRFVRTYLPRKDDWTAIKNQVVIEHERAKFLAKVSVDIDIKTGGVSFALPDFGLTSKDTIIEDSVWQTCKDDLVRSRETWGMVELGYRPPDDYDMAFSKNKAKGANRGKIKLTAFKTFCPYMIDIDYYKDARREFTTAEWIDVLLGAVDYNASGYLGDEEQKLTMLTRLLPFVEKRLNLIELAPKGTGKSYLFGRVSRFGWLSSGGVMSRAKMFYDQNKRAEGLVFGNDFITLDEVQTISFTNVDEMRAALKGYLESGIFTVGNYEGTAEAGVILCGNIKKETMDEDGFGNMFEELPSVFHESALIERFHGFIKGWNIPRMNDDLKIAGWALNSEYFCSIMHELRDDMSYRAIVDELIEVPEAADTRDTEAVKRIATAYLKLLFPHVRSANDITAREFRRYCLDRARKMRDTIMYQLGKLDVEYRGKDIPAFSVRPDPEEVG